Sequence from the Uloborus diversus isolate 005 chromosome 8, Udiv.v.3.1, whole genome shotgun sequence genome:
ttttttttttttttttttttttttttcaaacaaacgaTTGCCTATGCAATGGGTTGTTTGATGGCGCCATCTATACgctgaaataaaaagcaattatagACATAaggttaaattttattattatgtatttttgtttattaacatTATGTATTttcgtataaaaaataaaacttttctgtatttttgttcaAATGGGAATTCAGTGGgataatgaaaaatacaaatcTCCGGAGAAACCTTTTTTTGCCGTAGGAGTGTCTCTAAAATGGTTTAACAGACTCGAAACAAGTGTATGcacaaatattttaactttttttgcatttaattgactTCCTAATATTTTATATAGTATAAGTCTACTTTTTATTCCTACTCGTAAATCTAAATTTCAAAGAGAAGAGGGCACTTTATAGTATTATGTCTgttaaatgaacattttaataaaagtaactGTAACCGTGAAAACAACACATGTATTTGTTTACGTAAGGATAGAGATACATCAAGTGCTAGATTTTCAACTAATGATTCTAcgttttagtacatttttttgaGATCTTGATTCACTGGTAAAGCTACAAATCACTCAACATTTCCTCTTTTCTGCAAACTTCGTCGCAAatcttttattaatttcattaaatggcTACTGTAGCAGTTCTTGGAGGCGGTGTGACAGGTTTATCGTGTGCATACTATTTAAAAGCATTTGGcggatcaaaaataaaatatttgtgctTGATAGAAAGAAATCCTTTGTTTGGTGGATGGATTCAAACAACTCGGTTTCCTGATGGTGCTATTTTTGAACATGGACCAAGAACACTCAGAGTCGGAACAAAAGCTGGTTTTAATGCCATACAGTTAGCTGAAGAGCTCGGCCTGTCCAACAGAATGATACCGATAACTCGTCATCATCCCGTtgcaaaaactaatttcatattgtCAAAAGGTCAACTCCATCCGATTCCCCGCTCTTTGCCAGACATTTTTAGAAAGACGCCTCTTTTTCCACGTCCATTAATGAGTTATCTTTTCAAGgagtatttcacaaaaaaatctattttagaggATGAATCGGTTTATGATTTTGCTTGTAGAAGAATTGGTAAGGATGTTGCGGATTATGCCTTTGATCCCATGTGTCGAGGAATCTCTGCGGGAGATGCGAGAGAACTGAGTTTAAGGTCCATGTTTCCTTCCATGTATGAGGCAGAAAAGGAACATGGATCTGTCATCAAAGATATCATGATTCATAGCAAATTGTCTGCATTTTCAGAATTTATGGCAAGTTCTCTTGTTCAACAAGCTGTGAAGGAAACATGGAGAATGTGGACTCTCAAAACCGGACTGACTGAGCTCATCGATTCTTTGGCGTGCTCCATTGAAGAAATTGGAGTTTCTGATCTTCTTTTCAATTCAAACTGCTCTCAACTGACGTTTTCTGGTGATAAAGCCGAGTTACTTGTTGACAATGAGAAAATTGTTGTAAATCATGTGTTTTCTTGCATTCCTTCACAAGAATTAGCAAAACTAGTTTCTCAATATCCTGTTATGACGAATCAGTTGGAGTCAATACCGTCTGTTGACGTAGCTGTTGTATACTTAGAGTATCAAGGGAATCTCTTAAAAACACAGGGATTTGGATTTTTAGCTCCATCTTTCGAAGATTCAAAAGTTTTGGGAATAGTCTTTGATTCTTGTTGTTTTCCAGAACTgaatggagaaaataaaacaagattGTCTTGTATGTTAGGAGGCAGATGGTTTGGAAAGATTTTTGGGAATTCAGACAGTGTAAAAGAAGAGGATATTTTAAGGGTTGCAATAGAAGAAGCTGGTAGACTTCTAAATATCAATGAATCACCAGTTAGACATAAAGTAGTTCTGCAAAAGCAGTGCATACCACAATATGTTATTGGACATCATAAAAAGTTGGAGGTGGTCGACTCTGAAATTGCAAAGAATAATTTGTGCCTCTCCCTTTTAGGAGCTTCTTATAAAGGAGCTGGTGTACCTGATTGCATTTATAATGCAAAACTTGCAgtgcaaaattatttaaaatcattgtaaattttCTTAGTTTTACTGTGCTGTCTTGTGGCGAGCGGATGTAAAAGAATGGGGAGTGTATTATTCAAAACTTTGTCttctttttgtgtaaaaaaatttatACCTCTTTCAGTTGGCATGATGCCGAATTCTGGGTTTACCACGTTTCCAATAACGCCTTGCCTGTTTTTTTCTGGCATgctggtaaaaacaaggttagaaaaatacatttaattgaaTGTAATGACATTTTTATGCTATATTTATTATTCTGATAAGAAAAATCTAATTTATTATGAATaatcttttataaaattaatttaaaacaatgcaAACATTTGTAGCTTGATTGTTAATGAGTCAATCATTTTATTGGTACCTAACTAATTTGATAGGGAAAAAGAGCTacgtaaataaaaaaacacacacaataattttaaaagatctacgtaaataaaaaaaaaacacataataattttatcttgttttttttttttttttttttaatatttatattcttGATTGAACAAACCTTTTTTCagtctactttttttttgttgcaaaatgagCCCCAAATTATCCAGCATGTaagatattttgaattttcaggcGTAATGGTCATAACACATCTTTCAAGTTTGTGATATTGTCTAGCTCAGCGTTTTCGCAACCGGTGGTATTAAGtgggttcgcgaaaataatagTCTAATGGGTGCAATTTTAACATGCTTGTTTAAGATGAATTCCCGAGTTCAAATggttttttgttcattatttattcatttgtttctgGCACACACTGTTTACATGAAAATGTTAGCTTGTTTACTGACATATTTCAAGTCTAAAGAATTAAGTCTGTCGTTACAAGGCGTGGGTTTTACTGCTTTCATTGAGAATGATATAATTGAAGTAATGCAGAAAAAGCTCctctttttaaaacaatgtattcAGATGGAAGAATATGAATGTTTGTTTTCTCAGAAACTTAAGAAAATTCAATTCAACTTGATGGGAACATCACATGGACCATATGCAAGCGACTGAAtacttttagttaatttttgatGCTTAGTTTCTGTACCATTTGAAAGCGATGAAGAGCTATCGCGCTTCCCTTGGTATACCTTGAAGTGTGATCACTCTGCTATTTGTTACTATATTTTTCACATTACATAGACTGCAGTTTACTTTTAGCGTAATTGTTGAAAAAGTGAAAGTATGACTAGAAAGCTAAAAAGGCCACaggaagtcaaaaaataaattccttGAGAAAAATTTCCTGTGTGAAGTTTGCAGCAGTAACTGGTACGCAGTAAAAAAATCGGCAGATTAAACCATCCATCATAATTTGTGCTACAAGTAGAAAaggaattcatgaaatttgtgcAGAAAGTTTCACTCGTAAGAAATGagattacaaataattttattgccaaaaaatacTTTACTACGATAATTACAGTTAATTATAATAGTTTAATTTACGTATTTTACTCCGCACTTTTAGTATGCAGACaagaaaatttttcagaattcaaataattAATATGTAGATGTGTATAGCTTTTAGCGAACTCGTCTTTTCCATAAAGACATAAATTTAGAGAACTATCTAAATTGACTCAAAGTAAAAagatcatttagttaatctgagacacTTCTctgaaagataattttaaagattattcttTAACCGATGTCAGATCTAGCCTTACAGATTAATGTACAATAGCAAATTTACAGGTGTTGGGGCCATCGCAATGCAGTTTTGGGGCCCCTTAAAGATTCACAGAAACATATATAACACATTTTTCATGCTCCTTTTTCAATTCCTTAAGGGCCTCCATGTCCATGTATGTCCTTCGTGAGTGTGAGAATTGCGACATGTTAAATCCACTACTGTAAATGTGCTGTTGTGgcagaaaaatgcatttaaaaattgcacttttGGACAACGTTTCTATGTGAAGAAGGATTTTCAACATACACAGAGAACAATACAAAAGCAAATTAAAAGCTGAATCAAATGTGTGACTGAAACTGTCAAGTATTTGAGTCAAACTATGACCATCTTTGTTCCACTAATGTCCCATTTAAggttttttcaaagttgattgattttttacaaattataatCACTGGGTTTgcttttgttgaattttttttttttttttttcattaattttctcgctactatcattttaaattttgtagcaatgtttacttc
This genomic interval carries:
- the LOC129227447 gene encoding protoporphyrinogen oxidase-like, giving the protein MATVAVLGGGVTGLSCAYYLKAFGGSKIKYLCLIERNPLFGGWIQTTRFPDGAIFEHGPRTLRVGTKAGFNAIQLAEELGLSNRMIPITRHHPVAKTNFILSKGQLHPIPRSLPDIFRKTPLFPRPLMSYLFKEYFTKKSILEDESVYDFACRRIGKDVADYAFDPMCRGISAGDARELSLRSMFPSMYEAEKEHGSVIKDIMIHSKLSAFSEFMASSLVQQAVKETWRMWTLKTGLTELIDSLACSIEEIGVSDLLFNSNCSQLTFSGDKAELLVDNEKIVVNHVFSCIPSQELAKLVSQYPVMTNQLESIPSVDVAVVYLEYQGNLLKTQGFGFLAPSFEDSKVLGIVFDSCCFPELNGENKTRLSCMLGGRWFGKIFGNSDSVKEEDILRVAIEEAGRLLNINESPVRHKVVLQKQCIPQYVIGHHKKLEVVDSEIAKNNLCLSLLGASYKGAGVPDCIYNAKLAVQNYLKSL